A segment of the Bdellovibrio bacteriovorus genome:
GATTCAGGAAATAGATCCAAGCTTTGACCGGAGCGGACATGCCTTCCGGGTGCACTTCGATCTCTTCTCTGGAGTAAAGGCTCTTGTCAGGATCCAGACGGTTGTAACCGTGGAATTCATCCATCAGGCTCAACAATAAATCGGATCCCTTAAGTTCAATCAGTTGCCCCGGAACCAGGTCAGATCCCCCTTTGACCACAGCCGGGAAGCCCACTTTCAAGCGGTAGGCTGTCGCCTTAACCCTTGCAAATACTGAAGATTCCACGAAATTCTGGATCTTGCTGAAATGGACCATGCCCTCGCAAAAAGAACCGTAAACGAAAAAACGCGTTGTAGTCATTATCCCCCCCGAGTACGACAACAAAGTTTGATTTTCCGAAAAAGAGGTCCCGTGTGTACCAAAAACCACATGGCACCGCAAGCCGCTTTGCCAGGGCATTTTCTTTTTTTCCAAGCAGTGACACTTACTGGTCTGCGTTATTACGAAATTAAAAAAAATAAATGACCTTTCTAGTTTTTGCATTCCTGATTTCCTTTGCTATCCTTTTGAAAATCCAAATTTGGAATTTCTTTTCCTGAACAAAGAAGTAGATGAAAAAAATTGAGGCAATCATAAAACCCTTCAAGCTTGATGATGTGGTCGATGCTCTCTCAGAGGTCGGCGTTGAAGGGATCACTGTCTCAGAAGTTCGTGGTTTCGGCCGGCAAAAAGGGCGCACTGAGGTTTACAAAGGCGCCGAATATGTTGTCGACTTTCTCCCTAAGATAAAAATTGAAGTGGTTCTTCCCGCGGCTCTGGTTGACAGTGCGGTGGAGGCCATTCGCAAAACAGCTC
Coding sequences within it:
- a CDS encoding gamma-glutamylcyclotransferase family protein, with the protein product MTTTRFFVYGSFCEGMVHFSKIQNFVESSVFARVKATAYRLKVGFPAVVKGGSDLVPGQLIELKGSDLLLSLMDEFHGYNRLDPDKSLYSREEIEVHPEGMSAPVKAWIYFLNPLKLPVNATVISGGDWRRSMEEQPVLTSKLSDKQVTYIQRLGRSSGREIVPIDLTLYRELMNLELIVDKGRRLALSKLGQEVYRHLA
- a CDS encoding P-II family nitrogen regulator, producing MKKIEAIIKPFKLDDVVDALSEVGVEGITVSEVRGFGRQKGRTEVYKGAEYVVDFLPKIKIEVVLPAALVDSAVEAIRKTAHTGKIGDGKIFVLPVDSALRIRTGEKDEQAL